In the genome of Drosophila subpulchrella strain 33 F10 #4 breed RU33 chromosome 2L, RU_Dsub_v1.1 Primary Assembly, whole genome shotgun sequence, one region contains:
- the LOC119548385 gene encoding myosin-2 essential light chain produces the protein MSEKGNQPHPSSIHPSSKQPGCNQKMMSNMTAPPPNPKPDKNRILEMHAIFLGHDTRGDNKISIRHLGDCLRVMGANPTEAMVNKHVQKYRASTMDRISFDEVLTIYGSLGKHGGRSSPKRKLIEEEQLTYSLSIFDRENSGFLPAIRIWRLLTQCGERMSAFEVDELLKGRINEQGMVNYKELIHDIVNG, from the coding sequence ATGTCCGAGAAAGGCAATCAGCCCCACCCATCATCCATTCATCCATCATCAAAGCAACCAGGCTGCAATCAGAAGATGATGAGCAACATGACAGCACCGCCGCCTAATCCAAAGCCGGATAAAAACCGCATTCTAGAGATGCATGCCATATTCCTGGGGCACGACACTCGGGGCGACAATAAGATATCCATCCGCCACCTGGGCGACTGTCTCCGCGTGATGGGTGCCAATCCCACCGAGGCCATGGTCAACAAACATGTCCAGAAGTATCGGGCCTCCACCATGGATCGCATTTCCTTCGATGAGGTGCTGACCATCTACGGCAGTCTGGGTAAGCACGGGGGCAGGTCGAGTCCCAAGAGgaagctgatcgaggaggagcagttAACATACAGCCTGAGCATCTTCGATAGGGAAAACTCTGGTTTCTTGCCCGCCATCAGAATCTGGCGTCTATTAACCCAGTGCGGGGAGCGCATGAGTGCCTTTGAAGTCGATGAACTCCTGAAGGGCAGGATCAACGAGCAGGGCATGGTCAACTATAAGGAGCTGATCCACGATATTGTCAATGGATAG
- the LOC119548382 gene encoding trypsin beta-like, protein MFLKCLTLLLGCALLCEGRVPQVDQRIIGGFPLTIETVPWQVYLKMKVTNDFGEDRYKSCGGVIYKKDIILTAAHCIVNITTDDISVYFGSAKNASGELVKVSKAISHEDYNGVHYSYAYDIAVLVLSSPIPLGVNASTIEIADETPEAGTAALTTGWGDKDANDTDSSSNTLLGTFVTIQDLHSCRVLYYIADYFITDSMICVNNFGRGVCNGDSGGPLVNSNGELIGLASWNLDCDKEYVPDMYTNVVAFKDWIQSAANIIV, encoded by the coding sequence ATGTTTTTAAAGTGTCTGACTCTGCTGCTTGGATGTGCCCTACTATGTGAGGGACGGGTTCCTCAAGTGGACCAACGGATCATCGGAGGTTTTCCTCTAACCATTGAAACCGTTCCTTGGCAagtgtatttaaaaatgaaagtaACCAACGATTTTGGTGAAGACAGATACAAATCTTGCGGTGGAGTGATCTACAAAAAGGACATAATTTTAACAGCCGCTCACTGTATTGTAAACATTACAACCGATGACATATCAGTGTACTTTGGATCTGCGAAAAATGCATCTGGTGAATTGGTAAAGGTGTCTAAGGCGATTAGCCACGAAGATTATAATGGAGTTCACTACAGTTACGCCTATGATATAGCTGTGCTCGTCTTGAGTTCCCCCATTCCTCTAGGAGTTAATGCTTCTACCATCGAGATAGCTGATGAAACACCTGAAGCAGGAACAGCGGCACTTACCACTGGCTGGGGAGATAAGGATGCGAATGATACTGATTCTTCCTCAAATACCTTGCTGGGGACATTTGTTACAATCCAAGATCTGCACAGTTGCAGAGTACTATATTACATTGCGGATTATTTTATTACCGATAGCATGATATGTGTTAACAACTTCGGAAGAGGAGTGTGCAACGGTGACTCTGGAGGTCCTTTGGTGAACTCTAATGGCGAGCTTATTGGCCTTGCTTCCTGGAATCTTGATTGTGATAAAGAATATGTTCCTGATATGTATACTAATGTTGTAGCGTTCAAGGACTGGATCCAGAGTGCAGCTAATATTATAGTTTAA
- the LOC119546394 gene encoding trypsin alpha, whose amino-acid sequence MPPLEEKGERRKEKGGRRKGYDNNASSSQLGSFGDPSGDEDKTRAPSAVKRINSTISIPPFKMRNPLPGRGDAQMQHKLLLGFAPEFLSIPVIISYSLSDELPIAIGKVPWQASVQINGKHRCGGVIYSDDIVLTIAECVRKAHVKYISVRVGSSLKNLGGIVANVKKKRMQVMAIRSSDVVILQLTRPLKLGGNVRAIELATSVPSPGTKVTVSGWGQLSTLIPSSEILLRVNLKIENQMKCTIQQAIKGRFLNMDEICAAPRGIVPLACQGFVGGPLVSGNKLVGIVSWHNSCDFLNTPSVFANIPWLKTWIDTTVRLMKTFNIG is encoded by the exons ATGCCGCCACTGGAGGAGAAAGGAGAGAGGAGAAAGGAGAAAGGAGGGCGCCGAAAAGGATACGATAACAATGCCAGCTCCTCCCAGCTGGGATCCTTTGGGGATCCTTCGGGGGATGAGGATAAGACCCGGGCTCCCAGTGCAGTGAAGCGCATCAATTCCACCATTTCCATTCCACCATTCAAAATGCGAAATCCGTTGCCAGGACGCGGAGATGCACAAATGCAACACAAATTATTACTTGGCTTCGCTCCAGaat TTCTATCAATTCCCGTTATAATATCATATTCCTTGTCGGATGAACTACCCATAGCCATAGGAAAAGTTCCCTGGCAGGCTTCGGTGCAAATAAACGGCAAACATCGTTGTGGAGGAGTCATATATAGTGATGATATAGTCCTAACTATAGCCGAATGTGTGAGAAAAGCCCATGTGAAATATATCTCAGTGCGAGTGGGCTCTTCCTTGAAAAACTTGGGAGGTATTGTGGCGAATGTTAAGAAAAAGAGGATGCAAGTAATGGCTATACGATCCAGTGATGTGGTAATACTTCAGTTAACCAGACCTTTAAAATTGGGTGGCAATGTTAGAGCTATTGAGTTGGCCACTTCAGTACCATCTCCTGGAACTAAAGTCACTGTTTCGGGTTGGGGTCAACTCTCGACCTTGATTCCCTCATCGGAAATATTATTGAGAGTGAATCTTAAAATAGAAAACCAGATGAAGTGCACTATACAACAGGCTATAAAAGGAAGATTTCTTAACATGGACGAGATCTGCGCTGCTCCCAGGGGAATCGTACCCCTCGCCTGTCAAGGATTCGTGGGAGGTCCTTTGGTTTCCGGCAATAAACTGGTTGGAATCGTTTCCTGGCACAACTCTTGTGACTTCCTCAATACTCCCAGCGTATTTGCCAATATTCCCTGGCTTAAAACATGGATTGATACCACTGTTCGACTAATGAAAACATTTAACATAGGATAA
- the LOC119547546 gene encoding trypsin delta-like: protein MLLKYLTLLLGSALLCEGRVLQVDQRIIGGFPVTIETVPWQVYLKMKVTNDFGKDGYLACGGVIYKEDIILTAAHCIENIATDDISVYFGSSKNASGELVKVSKAISHEDYNGVHYSYAYDIAVLVLSSPIPLGDNASTIEIADETPEAGTPAVITGWGQTDANDKNSTSNTLLGTFATIQDQQSCRELYSFAGYFITDSMICAKNFGSGVCHGDSGGPLVNSNAELIGLASWNLGCDKPYVPEIYTNVVVFKDWILRAANIIV from the coding sequence ATGTTATTAAAGTATCTGACATTGCTGCTTGGAAGTGCCCTACTATGTGAAGGACGTGTTCTTCAAGTGGACCAACGGATCATCGGAGGTTTTCCTGTAACCATTGAAACCGTTCCTTGGCAagtgtatttaaaaatgaaagtaACCAACGACTTTGGTAAAGACGGATACTTAGCTTGCGGTGGAGTGATCTACAAGGAGGACATCATTTTAACAGCCGCTCACTGTATTGAAAACATTGCAACCGATGACATATCAGTGTACTTTGGATCTTCGAAAAATGCATCTGGTGAATTGGTAAAGGTGTCTAAGGCGATTAGCCACGAAGATTATAATGGAGTCCACTACAGTTACGCCTATGATATAGCTGTGCTCGTCTTGAGTTCCCCCATTCCTCTAGGAGATAATGCTTCTACCATCGAGATAGCTGATGAAACACCTGAAGCAGGAACACCGGCTGTAATCACTGGCTGGGGACAAACGGATGCGAATGATAAGAACTCTACATCAAATACATTGCTGGGGACATTTGCTACAATCCAAGATCAGCAGAGTTGCAGAGAATTATATTCTTTTGCGGGTTATTTTATTACCGATAGCATGATATGTGCTAAAAACTTCGGAAGTGGAGTGTGCCACGGTGACTCTGGAGGTCCTTTGGTGAATTCTAATGCCGAGCTTATTGGCCTTGCTTCCTGGAATCTTGGTTGTGATAAACCATATGTTCCTGAAATCTATACTAATGTTGTAGTGTTCAAGGACTGGATCCTGAGAGCAGCTAATATTATAGTTTAA
- the LOC119547545 gene encoding vesicle-associated membrane protein-associated protein C16G5.05c, which yields MLCVSPQVLTFYAPYDRSQRRIVTLLNPTNRQVLFKIKSKVWRHYIVIPSSGGIEPYTFIEVSISLKDLNFHEDLDYNHQFSIQYMNAPRHYFNGQTILPIFGEASRRNIFTKSLFVHLEVKPISLANSSLDSLSRKVKINMEEGLQLRALCPNCPKVLAASQEQKKTKRNGLISKLVIIGSLVAVVFIAYMQRVQMYDVLIDNFYSEKELP from the exons ATGCTTTGCGTGAGTCCTCAAGTTCTGACTTTTTATGCCCCATATGATCGAAGTCAAAGGAGGATAGTGACTCTGCTGAATCCCACCAATAGGCAGGTTTTGTTCAAA ATCAAATCAAAAGTCTGGCGGCACTACATCGTGATTCCAAGTTCCGGCGGAATAGAACCTTATACCTTCATCGAGGTCAGCATTAGTCTGAAAGACTTGAATTTTCACGAGGATCTAGATTACAATCATCAATTTTCTATTCAATATATGAATGCTCCTCGTCATTACTTTAATGGCCAGACAATTCTGCCAATTTTCGGTGAAGCTTCCCGTAGaaatattttcacaaaaagCCTATTCGTTCATCTGGAGGTTAAACCCATCTCTTTGGCTAATTCTAGCCTGGATTCTCTATCTAGAAAGGTCAAAATAAATATGGAAGAAGGTCTGCAGTTAAGAGCACTCTGTCCCAATTGTCCAAAGGTGTTGGCGGCTTCTCAGGAACAGAAAAAGACCAAGAGAAACGGTCTTATATCCAAGCTCGTCATTATAGGCTCCTTGGTTGCAG TTGTTTTTATAGCGTATATGCAACGTGTGCAAATGTATGATGTGCTGATAGACAACTTTTACTCAGAAAAAGAATTGCCATGA
- the LOC119548383 gene encoding hypodermin-B yields the protein MLVWSCIALILFLRSSNGIHNGVDAKFDFWTFIASLSINGHQECGGTVIDDRIILTAAQCVQGIPVNNISVRVGSAFVNKGGEIIKVNAMVVHEKYVKYVENDDIALLWLRTSALSRRVTKIPLATIEPAPNDYPSNAGWGEKSLESDVLPKRLQNGVTKIHERKVCIYELIEPIGPELLCAFYTQNDICPGDYGGPLILANKLVGIAVTGHGCGYVGLPSLYTNVHHYLKWIDQNSKKLKKNK from the coding sequence ATGTTGGTATGGTCTTGCATTGcgttaatattatttttacggAGCTCTAACGGAATCCACAACGGAGTCGATGCAAAATTTGACTTTTGGACCTTCATTGCCTCTCTGTCGATTAATGGGCATCAGGAGTGCGGTGGAACTGTTATCGATGATCGAATTATACTCACCGCTGCCCAGTGCGTACAGGGTATTCCAGTGAATAATATTTCCGTGCGAGTGGGCTCGGCATTTGTCAATAAAGGTGGCGAGATCATCAAAGTAAATGCGATGGTGGTTCATGAGAAATATGTGAAGTATGTCGAGAACGACGACATTGCACTGCTGTGGCTCAGGACATCTGCGTTATCCAGGAGAGTGACCAAAATTCCACTGGCCACTATCGAACCCGCTCCCAACGATTATCCCAGTAACGCAGGATGGGGCGAGAAATCACTGGAGTCCGACGTGCTGCCCAAAAGACTCCAGAATGGAGTCACTAAAATCCATGAGCGAAAGGTGTGCATCTATGAGCTCATTGAACCGATTGGCCCGGAGCTACTTTGCGCATTTTACACCCAAAACGACATTTGTCCCGGCGACTACGGAGGTCCCTTGATCCTGGCCAACAAACTGGTCGGCATTGCAGTCACAGGACATGGCTGCGGATATGTTGGTCTGCCATCCCTCTACACGAACGTCCACCATTACCTAAAGTGGATTGATCAGAACTCAAAGAAgcttaagaaaaataaatga
- the LOC119548379 gene encoding uncharacterized protein LOC119548379 isoform X2, which yields MESENTPEKCTERNHPLKVIQHNDAKFIACNLRNRDLGKCRSCLTPFCQKPLKVYHNTRNYLACDVTNSTRSLPAKPTSTKNINLNKEQDSTSLWHWLDGTGSVDCIAPKCKTSSKCSSLTNKVENCGNSSLQEFVKPKIRTKAVKISVLRENNMYRKLHNASPLKMDEELSSYAQEWADHLADQNILETRPLPIYGENTLCVRKSLFCVDKIMKL from the exons atggaGAGCGAAAATACGCCAGAGAAATGTACTGAAAGAAATCACCCTCTCAAGGTAATTCAGCACAATGATGCCAAGTTCATTGCCTGCAATCTGAGGAATAGGGATTTGGGCAAGTGCCGCAGCTGCCTCACGCCTTTTTGCCAGAAGCCCCTCAAGGTGTACCATAATACCCGGAATTACCTGGCCTGCGATGTCACAAACTCCACAAGGTCACTTCCTGCAAAGCCGACATCAacgaaaaatataaatcttaACAAAGAACAAGATAGTACATCTCTGTGGCATTGGTTGGATGGTACAGGATCTGTAGATTGCATAGCTCCTAAGTGCAAAACATCTTCTAAATGTTCCTCACTGACCAACAAGGTTGAGAATTGTGGGAACTCTTCATTGCAAGAGTTTGTTAAGCCAAAAATCCGAACAAAGGCAGTTAAAATTTCTGTACTAAGGGAAAACAATATGTACCGGAAACTCCACAACGCCAGTCCCTTAAAAATGGACGAAGAACTATCTTCCTATGCACAGGAGTGGGCTGAT CACCTTGCTGATCAGAATATCCTGGAAACTCGACCTCTTCCCATTTATGGTGAGAACACATTGTGTGTCCGTAAATCACTCTTCTGTGTTGATAAAATAATGAAACTTTG A
- the LOC119547547 gene encoding trypsin alpha-like, with product MYLKSLILLLAVALLSAGRVPPLEERIVCGFPQDIKTASWQVYVNIKKPNGVSGGCGGVIIAENIILTAAHCVANREATDIAVYYGSSIKLEGDVANVSDVLVHAEYNPEGTNGNLANDIAVLLLSTNIPLGSSAYPIEIADETPQPGRWALVTGWGSSIDDGSSGVTDLQGAYVLIEDHQKCELAHSVNLPSCSNQNTTITDDMICSIGVNGGPCRGDSGGPLVSVPDNQLVGIVSWTPYCGHPYYPDVYANVVVLKNWILTALQSSTVIEE from the coding sequence ATGTATCTAAAGAGTTTGATTCTTCTGCTTGCAGTTGCCCTCCTTTCTGCAGGACGAGTTCCCCCACTAGAAGAAAGGATAGTTTGCGGCTTTCCTCAGGACATCAAAACAGCTTCCTGGCAAGTGTATGTGAATATCAAAAAACCAAATGGCGTTAGCGGTGGATGCGGTGGAGTCATCATTgcagaaaatataattttaacaGCTGCCCACTGTGTTGCAAACCGTGAAGCGACTGACATTGCAGTATACTATGGATCATCGATAAAGCTAGAAGGTGATGTTGCAAATGTATCTGATGTTTTAGTTCATGCAGAGTACAATCCGGAGGGGACCAACGGCAATTTGGCCAATGATATTGCTGTGCTCCTCTTGAGTACCAACATTCCCCTGGGAAGCAGTGCTTATCCCATCGAGATTGCGGATGAAACCCCTCAACCAGGCAGATGGGCACTAGTCACCGGTTGGGGATCATCAATCGATGATGGCTCATCTGGCGTTACAGACTTACAGGGAGCCTACGTTCTGATTGAAGACCACCAGAAGTGCGAGTTAGCCCATAGTGTTAACCTACCGTCGTGTTCCAATCAAAATACAACTATTACCGATGATATGATATGTTCTATAGGCGTCAATGGAGGACCTTGCCGAGGTGACTCTGGTGGGCCTTTGGTCAGTGTTCCCGATAACCAGCTTGTTGGAATTGTCTCATGGACCCCTTACTGTGGTCACCCATATTATCCTGATGTCTACGCTAATGTTGTAGTGCTCAAGAATTGGATTTTGACCGCATTACAGTCTTCTACCGTAATAGAagaataa